TGGTTCCAGAATATTACAGCTGAGGTCAGCCAATCCTAAACTAAACATTCGAGCGCTTTGTACAGTCACAAAAACAAGCTGTGCCTTATCTGAGAAAAAAAtggaacaaaaatataattgcacACATGTTACCAGAGAACTGCATGAGTGtaatgtttttacagttttaacaAGACATCCAATGgattttcaaaaatcaaaaGTTTACGTTAAAGTTAACGTAACTTTTCTGTTATCAATTCTGTGTAATAACAGAAATGTACCTTTTATATCAAAAcctaaatcaaaaacattttattaatgacATTTTAGCTTACCCAAGTAAGTAAATTATATCTTGGCacaattctttttttgtttcctCGTGTTCAGAGAGAAAGATGAAGCCGTTGTTGCCTCGGACCGACTCGTATCTGGTTCCCATCCAGCTTCCGTCGCTCCTCCTGCCCTCCACCAGcgccatgtctctctccaccCCGCCACATCCTCAAAGCTCCTCCACTCCAAGATCCAGTGGAGGGGGCAGGAGGGTTCGGATTGCCCCTAAGGTAAAAAAGGAGCTGAAATACACAAGACAACATTTGGGTTTAAATGGTTTGTTAGCATAATGGATGTCTAACTCCTGTCTGTGTTGTGAAAGATCTCTCAAACCAACGTGAGTTCCGTGATGTTGTGTGCCCCCGCCACTCAAAAGTTGAAGGAGGagcctgtgtgtgtgcctgtgacTCTGTCTGGAGCTCCGCCCCCAGAAACCAGACAGCGAGAAAACAGCAGCTCTCGTCGCAAACAGCGCCTGGTCTTGCCAGCCACCGAGGAACCTGTCCTGCTCTACCCCGACAGCACTCTCTTCGACTCGGGCGTGGTCTCGGACGCCTCCGCCTTCCAGGACACCCGGGAGGCGGAGTCCGACCCAGAGACTCAGCACGAAGGTAAACCCGAATCCAACAGTCCTTGCAGGGAGTACACCTTTAAAACTCCTATCAAGAGCAGCCATCCTTCCTCATCCACACCCAGCAAGCCACCCGCCGCTCTGGAGCCCTGGAGGATCACCCCTGTCGGTAAAGGAGGCGTGCTGGACTTCAGCCCCATCCGTACACCCAGCGGGCCGCAGCTTACCCCACAACGGCACGAACGCTTGCCGTTCAGTTTCAACAGCACACCTTTTAAGGAGTTAGCCCTTTTCAACTCACCTCGAGAGTTGCTCACCTGCGCCCGTCCCTCACCGAGGCGCTCCACCCCTGCTTGCTCGAGGGAGCTGCAAGTGGGGGCTGCCAACCGCTCGCTTACCGAGGGTCTCGTCCTGGACACGCTGAACGACAGTCTGAGTAAAATCCTGGTGGATATTAGCTTCTCCGGCCTGGAGGATGATGATTTTGGCATGGCCAATATCAGCTGGTCCCAGTTTATCCCAGAGCTTAAGTAACTGTAgcgttttttcttcttttgtaaTCCGGGCTGCTGCTCGCTCTGTCTCCACTGCCTTTTCTTTTCATTCTCTCTTGTTGTACATATATTTTCTCCTATTTTATAAGTGTTTTTCCTTGCTGACAAATGCTATTTCACTGCCTTTTATGTGGCGTTTCAGATGCGTAGGTCTTTATTTGCTTTATTTGAAGTTGGTGAATGTACTTTAGATGTTATTTGCACAAGTCGTAATATATGCGAGTCAGAGAGAGAGTATTATAAGATATGTAAGGTGACATACATAGTATAAATATTTACACTACCCTGCAATAATTTGacagtgttttttgttttggatGATTCTGAACGCCCTGAGCTGACTGTAACAATCACCCCTTATAGACTCCTGATAAGAAAATAATCTGCTAATAGAGATTTTAAGAGAAAAAGAAGCATCTGTATGCAAAACCTCTTGTTTGTCCTACAAGCAAGGGTTTCTAGTCGATCACAGATGGTCACACAAGTGTTGCACTTTTATACTGTGTTCGAGAAAATCTGAACTGTATCGAGACATTTATTACATCACATACTGTGTGTTTACGAGCATGTCAGGATAGTTTGTCTGGTTTGCTGTGTTCGTGTACTTCGGGCATCAAGAACGTAAAGAAGTGTGGTTTATTTCAAAGCTTTTAATGTGCATGAGAAGGTTAACATGTGTAGAGATCAGTTCATATATGCTAAGCAAACACAATTATTCATGAAAGCAGCTATATGAGAATTAGAtggttttgtgattttttttttccaaTGATGTAATTGCAGTCATAGAACATGAATGACCATTTTGGGTAAGTTGTCAATGTCATTAATGACATTTCTCAGTAAGATTCACTTTTGGCACAAAAAGACTTCATTCATAATGTGTGACATGATGtgtaaatcatataaaaatgtGACCATTGTTATCTTTTTGGCATTTGGACTGTTCGAACAGACTCTAGAGGCTAGCGATCATATCCAAAGCATACACTTTGGGTTCTCTTCCTATTGTACCTCTTTCTTATGAATAAAAGGATACTTTGTAAAACACGTTTTGGTGTTTCTTCGTGAGTTATTACAAAAATCGTTTCCTGCTAACATATTTATAGTCCCTGTCttttaatataaattgtttAACATTTGACAAAGTACATATTTTGCCTTCTAAATACGATCCCTCTTTTATGCACGTATGACAGTTTTGCACCCATTTTCCCATCCAGCAGAAGATTGTACATCTCATCGCTGAATTGTATGCCCATTgaactgtattgtattgtaatgATAGCTCCGCTAAACGTTCAACGTTATGATGGATGATGTGTCTATGTACATGTATATCTGTGTTTTACACTGTTTGATGAACACTCCCTCAGTAGGTTTGAACTTCTTGCTGTGTCACTTCCAGAAGTATTTGCAGCTGCAGGCTGTAATAATCTAAAAAAGAGAAAGTTGACCTCAACAATATTTCTACTACAAGACTTATTTCTATTTGAATGTACACTTAACGCATGAATATGATGCATGGTGCATTGTGTTATTTTCAAGTGGTAACCAACAAAAACTCACTGAAGAAGTTTTTCCAGCAGTTGGGTATAAACGAAGTCTTCATTGTCAGGTAATACACCGGAACCACTGCGATTGTGAGGGCACAGCTTACCCCCGTATTCCAGGGGTCAGAATACAAGGACAATCCCACAATGAAGAAACACACCAGGGTAAAAGTCACCGCGATAACCAGAGGAACCTAAAAACAGTGATTTCATTTACAGACAAACAGAATTTAATTCCCTTCACTTACTATATCACTTAGCCCACCGACCTTAAATGGCCTGGGATGCTCTGGGAATCTGTATCGGTGGATGAGCATCCCCAGGGTTGCCAAGGCGATGAAAagccagcgtgagaaagagGCAAAGTTGATCAGTTGATAGATCTCTCCTCTTGCTATCATGATGACCACCAGAGGATACTGCAAATAGGAGAAAGATCAGAGTAGACGTGAAGGTCACAGAGGAACCGGACATGGATGCACGGATGGATGAGGGGCTGAATGTGATTGTACCAGAAATAATATAGCGGGCAGTGGTGTGTGTCGGCGAATATGGATCATGGAGAAGATGACCGGCATGTGACCCTCTCTGGCTCCCACAAACAGCATCCTGCAGAAAGAGAAATGACAGCATGTTAAGAGGTTCAGTCGTTATGCTAAAAACTAAAGGAGACGGAATTCTAagtattacattgcatttaagaatTCTGGCTATATCCGTCCCATTCTCTAGAttcaagagtttgaaagttttGGGAATCTGTGATTCCTTAAGGGAACATTACCTGGTTGCACCAAACAATCCTCCATTTAGAGCCCCGAGGCACGAAGCCGCGACCAGCACAGGAATTGCTGGAGCTAAACTCATCAGAGCACGACTGGCAAAAGTCTGCAAGAAGAAATGACTTTACACAGTGAAATGATATAAACTCCTATGATTTTGCATGCAATCCATCACTGATCACTGACCACTGCCACGGCATCCGACATCAGCAGCTCATCTGCTGTCATCACGGTGTAGTAAGCTACGTTCACCAGCACATAACACACAGTGACCGTAACCATGGAGAAAACGATGGCCAGTGGGAAAGTTCTGACAAGAATAAAAAAAGTGGTTTTGAAAAGAAACGTAATGGAGAATACTTGATACGATGCTGTGAAGGAGTTTGGTTGAGATGACTACCTGTTGGGGTTAATGACCTCTTCGGTTAtgaaatttaaataaaacctgTGAGCAGAACCCAAAATGTTGGCTTTAGACATTATTTATGAGGACTCGCATACAGACATCACTGTTCATACCCACCATCCACCATACGCATAGAGTCCAGAATAAAAGGCCAGCGGAAGTTTGGTCACCGATAAAGATTCAGAGTCAAATGCCTCCTGGAAATTTGTAGTTTTCcctaaaaacagaaaagaatcAGACCTAAAGTCTGAATCCAGAAGATCTGTGAATATCAACAGCATGATTCAAACTGATTCTCACCATTAACCAAAGCCATGATTCCTGGAATAATGATCAGGATCAAAGCGAACATCTTGATGAACGTCAGCGAGACCTGCGTACGAGTAGCTAAGGACACGCTCCAGCAGTTCACAGCCACCACAAACGctagacagaaagagaaaacaggTCACATTAAGAATATTCTTTAGTGACAGTCCAGTCGAAATCATTAAATGCTCGATGTGTTATTGATCTGAAAAATCACTCACAGACTCCCAAGATGCTGACCAATTTGACCAGAACTGTTGGAGCTGCACAAGGCATGAAAAACGGCTCGACTACATAACGGCCGAATGCTAGAGCCACATAAGAGGCAACTGCGGGTCTAAAACGAAACATGGCATGAGATGCTTTCATAAGTTTAGCAACACAGCGAAACACAAAACTGTGTGCACGGACCTGATGAAAATAAATTCAGTCCAAAGCCGCAGGAAGGCAGGTAGGGGTCCCAAGGTCTCCAGCAGGTAGGTGTAGTGACCCCCCGATTTCGTAAAGCTTGTGCCCAGTTCAGCATAGCACAGAGCACCTGACAAAAACACCAGATGTTCATATGGTAGcgtattttgaaatgtatttcagAATAGTTATTTATGCTGCATTTTTAAAGACAGCTCACCAAACAGAGAGAGAACACCACACAGAGTCCAGACGATCAGAGAGACCCCAACACTGCCTGAGTTCATCAACACTCCTTTAGGAGCGATGAAGATGCCACTGCCCACCACAGTGCCAATGATGAAAGAGATGGAGGGCAGCAGGCCTATTCTCCTCTTCAGGTGAATCGCTTCATCTTTAGTTTTGTTCTCGGTCTCTTCTTTTGTCGACTGCTGAGCAGCGGACCCTCGTCTAGAGACTTCCATCCTTCAGTGGTCAATTTAAGCTCTTCAAAAAGCATACATTTGCAGTGGGGTCCAAATAACCACACCAGGGGTTAAAAATTCACGTAAACCTGGAAGTAAAAATGCTCATGATTTTGAAACAttctaaacaaaacaattacgtaaaataagaaatattttaaaatctgcACATTAGGATGCTGTTTCCTTAAATGAGCAAATACCAAATACAAACAGGTCTTAAATTTGTTATAAAACTCATTTAATTTCTTCTCTCAAAAGTGGATgacataatttgtaaaaaataaaataaaataaaaaaggtttgaATTACTTTGAAAGGGCACTTTCACAACACATCACACACCTTTGGACCCTCTGGATATATATGCAATTTCACAAaaactaaaagtaaaagtcgtcctaacattttatttctattgCACTTTAGTCAAACTGCATTGTTTCAGAGCttaacagaaaacattttaatagaaAGTTAATAGAAAATAATTCTTGTTCATCTCTAAGCACAAACTAAAGGCGACCAAGGCACACGTCAtgttaaacaaacaagcaaCCACGATGTCATGCgcaacacacacatttttaaagtgTTTCTGAAGTCATATTTGCAATGTAGTAGATTCTTTAAGTAGTTTAAATACACATGCAAATCTTGATTTCCATCAATCATTTTTTCTACTCACTGGTCAGGGGTAATAGGTGAGAGGAGTCTGTGtgttgcttgtttttctttcttgctgcaaagtaacaaaataagttacaaaGTAACCCTGGAAACTCTTCCATCCAGCCCAGGACTCAAGAAACAATGCCAGCAGTCTTTCCCAAGTCCAGAAATGAAAGCTGTTTAGAGGTTCAAAGACATGTgccgtgtgcatgtgtgtgtgggatACAGTCTGGGtccctgctgtgtgtgtgctcagCTGGACGCAGGAATCCTTCATTAGGACCCCCTCTCTTTATTGAAGCAGCTGCAAAGTTCAGTTCCTTTGAACATCAACATACAATAACTTTACAGTTTAGCAAAAGTTTAGAATGTTTAACTAAATCTCTAACAGTGGCTACATGGATTATTGAATGAGCTTTCAGAACAAGCTTCAGACGGGTCCCTCTGCAGGAGCTTAACCATAAACTGTTATTGGTCAGgggccatctctctctctctctctctctctctctctctctctctctctctctctctctctctctctctctctctctctctctctctctctctctctccctctctctcttcctatcctctctctctctctctctctctctctctctctctctctctctctctctctctctctctctctctctctctctctctctctctctctctctctctctctctccctctctctcttgctctctctctctcgctctctctctctcgctctctgtctgtctctctctctcgctctctgtctgtctctctctctcgctctctctctctctcgctctctctctgtctgtctctcgctctctctctgtctgtctctcgctctctctctgtctgtctctctctctctgtctgtctctctctctctctctctctctctcgcgctctctctctctctctgtctgtctctctctctctgtctgtctctctctctctgtctgtctctctctctctctctctctcgctctctctctctctccctcctctctctctctctctctctctctctctctctctctctctctccctctctctctctctctctctctctctctctctctctctctctctctctctctctctctctctctctctctctctctctctctctctccctctctctctgtttctctctctctctctctctctctctctctctctctctcaacatctctctctctctctcaacatctctctcaacatctctctctctctcaacatctctctcaacatctctctctctctcaacatctctctctctcaacatctctctctctctctcaacatctctctctctccgacacctctctctctctctccttctctctctctctctgtttctctctctctctctctctctctctctctctctctctctctctctctctctctctctctctctctctctctctttctctctctctctccctctctctctctctctctctctctctctctctctctctccctctctctctctctctctctctctctctctctctctctctctctctctctctctctctctctctctctctctctctctctctctctctctctctctttctctctctctctctctctctctctctctctctctctctctctctctctctctctctctctctctctctctctctctctctctctctctctctccctctctctctctctctctctccctctctctctctctctctctctctctctctctctctctctctctctctctctctctctctctctctgtctgtctctgtcggTCAACGTGAGACCTGGCCTGGACCCCATAGGAGATGATGGGCGGCACCGAGCCAGGTGACCCCAGGGATTCAGATTGTAGGGCTGAGTTCACTTCATATTTGTTTTCCCTCATTTATTCTCGGGGTCTTTGCTTGTTCTTTTGATCCTCTGCGGTGCAGCAGGAGGTCCAAGTTTTTTGTGGTTGGCGGGTAATCCACAGCTTTCTCTTTCATGTGCTTGTTCGTTTCCTGTCTGGGGAACTGCGGCGCTGTGTTTTCAAAGATGTTGATTTTCCTTGCCCTTAGTTAAGGCGAATGTTATTCCCAGCGCCCTACACTATGCCTGCGTCACTtcctttttttttgtcattactCCTGGGTCAACGCAATTTGGCGTTTCAGATTGGACGCGGATATTCTTGTGCTGATTTACACTTCGCAATTGGCACTAAATAAAAACTGGCCCAACTCCGGTTTTTCCCCTCTCAGGGGGCCTTTAGCAAGTAGAAAGCATTTATACGTCTTTAAAACGGCGCCGCGGTACTTCTGTCAAATTACTGTTTGGGCCTCTGCCCGTTTTAATTACTGTTTTACCTCACTTTCTTTAAGAAGAcaataa
The nucleotide sequence above comes from Triplophysa rosa linkage group LG24, Trosa_1v2, whole genome shotgun sequence. Encoded proteins:
- the si:ch73-352p4.8 gene encoding cystine/glutamate transporter produces the protein MEVSRRGSAAQQSTKEETENKTKDEAIHLKRRIGLLPSISFIIGTVVGSGIFIAPKGVLMNSGSVGVSLIVWTLCGVLSLFGALCYAELGTSFTKSGGHYTYLLETLGPLPAFLRLWTEFIFIRPAVASYVALAFGRYVVEPFFMPCAAPTVLVKLVSILGVSFVVAVNCWSVSLATRTQVSLTFIKMFALILIIIPGIMALVNGKTTNFQEAFDSESLSVTKLPLAFYSGLYAYGGWFYLNFITEEVINPNRTFPLAIVFSMVTVTVCYVLVNVAYYTVMTADELLMSDAVAVTFASRALMSLAPAIPVLVAASCLGALNGGLFGATRMLFVGAREGHMPVIFSMIHIRRHTPLPAILFLYPLVVIMIARGEIYQLINFASFSRWLFIALATLGMLIHRYRFPEHPRPFKVPLVIAVTFTLVCFFIVGLSLYSDPWNTGVSCALTIAVVPVYYLTMKTSFIPNCWKNFFNYYSLQLQILLEVTQQEVQTY